The following DNA comes from Rhodopseudomonas boonkerdii.
ACGGCATCTCCGCCGCGGTCGTATTGGCATTGTCGCCATAGCGCTTGCCGACGATCTGGATGCCGGCATTGGCCGACCAGTTCGGCGCGAAGGCCCATGTCGCCCAGATGTTCGAAACCGTCTGTGGCACGTTGAACGGGACGTTCCCGGCGAAATTGACCGATCCGGTGCCGATCGTCGCCGGCTGCACGAAGTCGTCATACTTCGCGCGCAGGAAAGTGGTGTTGGCATCGATGCGCCAGCCGTGATCGAGCGCGAGACCGACCGATGCCTCGATGCCGCGTGACGATTGCTGACCCACCTGGGTGACGATCAGCGGATTGATCGGATCACGCGCGAGCAGATTGTTCTTGACGATCTCGTAGCCCGCGAGTGTCCATTCGCCGCGTCCGCCCCAGAACGATTGCTTCACGCCGACTTCGATCTGCCTGCCGGTCGCCAGCGTGAAATCCTTGTTGGCGCTCGACAGCGAGACCAGGCCACCCACCGGATCGACTGCAGTGGAATACTGACCGTAGAAGGCGAGGTTCTTGATCGGTTCGTAGACTGCGCCGGCGCGCCAGGTGGTGTTGGAGAAGGACTTTTCGAAACTGTTGCCAGGCGTGATGTAATCGGTACGCGTAATCGTCGGCTCATCCTGGCGGATGCCGGTGACCAGCGAGAGTTGATCCGTCACGGACAGCCGGTTCTCGGCGAAGATCGCGAATTGATTGGCGACGGAGCCGTAAGTAGAAACTGTCGGAATCGTGCTGAAATAAGAGCCCGGGAAGAAGTTGTAGGGATCGACCGACGATCTCGCGCCGTTGGAAAGGCCACCGAACGAGTTGATCCGATAGGGCGCGAAGTTCACGCGGCTGACATCGAAACCGGCAAGAAACTCGTTCTTCATGCCGAAGATATGGCCCTTGACGGTCACATCCATACGGTCGCCGAGCTGCTGCTCGTTATGGAAGATTTCGAGATAGCTGCTGCGATCGATCAGGCCGGTCGCCGGATTGTAGCGAAAGTTCTCGGCATTCATCCAGTGACGCTTCATATCGAAGTAATACAGCGTGTTGCGGATGGCGATGGCGTCGGTGACCTGCCATTCGGTCTTCACCTGGCTGAAACTGTCCTGATAGCGAATGCTGCTGTCGCCGACATTGTAGTTCTTGAAACGCATAGCATCGACGATGCCGCCATTGACCAATGGCGTACCATAATAACGCGTCGGGCTGCGATCGCCGTAATCCGTCGATAGCGTCCAGGTAATGTCCTCGTTCTGCTTGATCTGAATCGCGGCATGCAGCGCCACATTTGAGTTGTTGTCGCGATCGACCCAGCCGTCGGACATGTTGCCGGTGGCGGTGATGCGATATGCGACATCCTTGTTCACGGGGCCACCGCTATCCACGGCAATACGGCGGGTCATGTTGCTGTCGAGCGACATTTCAGCCTGGTTGAACGGCACCCAGGTCGGCAGCTTCGACACTACATTGATCGCGCCGCCGACGGCACCCGCGCCATACATCACCGATGCCGGACCGCGCAGCACCTCGATGCGCTCGGCGGACCAGGTATCGAACGGGAAGGTGACGGTGCCGGCGCCGATGGCGAGTTGAGTGCCGTCATACAGGGTCATCACCGACGAACCGCCGGTGAAGCCGCGGGTGCTGAAGGACACGCCGCCATTGCCGGGCGATGGCGCGGCGGTGAAACCGACGGCGTTCTGCGTCACGGCATCGAGGAAATTCTGTTGTCCACGTTCGGCGATGGTTTCGGCCGAGATCACGTCTACGCTGGCGGGCGTTTGCAGACGCGTGAGGCCGAGGCGGCTGCCGGCCGTGCTGGCGCCGGTGAGATTGAGCGTCGGCGCGGCGAAGGCCGGGCCGGCCGGTGTGGCGACCGGTGGCGCGGCGGTCGCAGCGACATTGCGTTGCGGACGTGCGCGGGCGGCGCGGGTCGGGTTGCCGCTCGCGGCGCGGCGCGCGCCTTGCGGCTGGGCGGCCGGCTGCACGACGATGGGATCGAGCAGATGGTTCGACTGTGCGGGCTGCATCGCACCTTCGACAGGCAGAAGCAGGCACGACAGGGCGGCAGAGGCCAGAAAAGGTTTGCGTCGCCTGGATACGGAAGAGACGGCGGTGGTCATCAAAGGGACTCGCGATAACGTGGCACGTCACCGCAAACCAAGCCGTTCTGCATTCTTCACGAACGCAACCCGACTTCCACCAGGACACCCCGCCCAATGTGCTCGCGTGTGACCACGACTGACGGCAGGTCTCCTGGCTCGCGGGTCGGTGCCTGTCACCGCCTTCCCAGGCCGGGGGCCCAGTGGCGTATGGCGAAGGCTCGCCGCTTACAGTTGCGGGGGCAGCCGCGGAATCGGTTCGCGCAACAGACGCTGCGCGGGCCTCACCGCATTCCCTTTTGGTCCGGTAGGAACCGTCGGCGTCACGTTTCGGGGAAATGACAGGACGAGTCAATGTCGCGGTTCTGCCACAGTGCGGGCGCTGCGGCAGACTGTCACAGCCTCGTCGCGAGAGACGCTTACAGCCTAGGCATCTTCATCGCCGATCCCCGGGAGAGCAGAATGGCTATCCGCGTCACTCGCCGCCGCTTTATGACCACCGCCGCCGCTGGTGCAGGCATGTTGGCGATGCCTTATCTCAGCCGCGCGGCGGACCGGCCTGTGGTGAGCCATGGCGTGCAGTCCGGCGATATCGGTTTCGACAGCGGCATGATCTGGTCGCGTGCGGATCGTCCGGCCCAGATGATGGTGGAAGTCGCCACCACCGAGAGCTTCAAGGAAGCCCGCGCGCTGCCGCCGGTGAACGTGCTGCCGGAAAGCGATTTCACCGCAAAACTGCTGCTGGAAAACCTGCCTTCGGGGCAGGACATCTTCTATCGCGTGCGGTTTCGCGATCTGTCGCATTACGAGATCGTCGGCGAGCCGGTGGTTGGCCGCTTTCGTACGGCGCCGGCCGATCGGCGCGATGTCACTTTCGTCTGGGGCGGCGATGTGGCGGGGCAAGGCTATGGCATCAATGCCGATGACGGCGGCATGGTCACCTTCGCCACGATGCGCAAGCACAATCCGGATTTCCTGATCCATTCCGGCGACACCATCTATGCCGACGGCCCGATCGTGGCGGAGACCAAGTTACCAGACGGATCGGTGTGGAAGAACACCACGCTGGTGCCGGAAAAGGCGAAAGTCGCGGAGACGCTCGACGAATTCCGCGCCGCGCATAAATACAATCTGCTCGATGACAATGTTCGCGCCTTCAATGCGCAGGTTCCCATCTTCGGCCAGTGGGACGATCACGAGGTCACCAACAACTGGTCGCTCTCCAAGCAGTTGCCGGCGGCCTACAAGGAGCGCGACATCACGCTGCTGGCCGCGCGTGGCGCCCGCGCCTTCCACGAGATGTATCCGGTGCGGCCGAACATTGCCGAGCCCGGCCGGGTCTATCGCGTGCTCAATTACGGTCCGCATCTCGACGTGTTCATGCTGGACGAGCGCAGCTATCGCGGCCCGAACGGGCCGAACCTGCAGGAGGCCTATGGTCCCGAAGCCCAGTTCATCGGGCCGGAGCAGCTGGCCTGGCTGAAGCGCGCGCTGCTGGAATCGCGGGCGACCTGGAAGGTGATCGCCTCGGACATGCCGATCGGCATCATCGTCGAGGACGATGCGGTCAATCACAAGGGTTCTGAAGCCATTGCCCAGGGCGACGGCCCGCCGCGCGGCCGCGAGCTGGAAATCGCGGATCTGCTCCGCTTCATCAAGACCGCGGGCATTCGCAACACCGTCTGGTTCACCGCCGACGTGCATTACACGGCAGCGCACTACTACAATCCGGACAAGGCGCAGTTCCAGGACTTCGAGCCGTTCTGGGAATTCGTCTCGGGCCCGTTCCATGCCGGCACCTTCGGGCCGGGGGCGATGGATAATACCTTCGGACCGGAGGTCCGCTATGTGAAGGCACCGGGACCGGACAGGCAGAACCTGCCGCCGTCGGCCGGTATGCAGTTCTTCGGTCACGTGAAGATCGAGGGCGCGACCGGCCGGATGACCGTGACTTTGCGAGATAGGGCCGATGTGGCCCTTTGGAGCACGGTTCTGGACCCGAAACTGGGGTGAAACCGTGTCCCGGACGCGGTGCAGCGCTCTTGCGCTGTCCGCAGAGCCGGGGCCGTACCAAACGCCGGAGTTCCTGGCGGTCCCGGCTCTGCGAAGCGGCACTTCGCGCGGCACCGCGTCCGGGACAGGGGTTTTACGAGGGTGCAGACACACCGAAATCGGGGGCAGATTCACATTGTTTTTGGACGATTCCTGACTATATTGCGCCGCAACGCGCCCGAGTACCCGGCTTTTTCTTCAAGGCCGGGTTTGCTTTTGCAGGGATTGGCCCAGCGCGTTCTCAGACAAGACGGGATTGATCGCGCATGGAGCGCAGCATCGGTCCTTGGAAAACAGACGTCTTGTAGAAGCCGCGCCTAGCACCTGTTCGTCGAACCAGAAGAAGACATATGAAACTGCGCAACATCGCCATCATCGCACACGTCGACCACGGCAAGACCACCCTCGTCGACAAGCTCCTGCAGCAGTCGGGCACCTTCCGCGACAACCAGCGCGTCCAGGAACGCGCGATGGATTCGAACGATCTCGAAAAAGAACGCGGCATCACCATTCTCGCCAAGTGTACCTCGGTGCTGTGGGAAGACACCCAGATCAACATCGTTGACACCCCCGGCCACGCCGACTTCGGCGGTGAGGTCGAGCGCATCCTGTCGATGGTCGATGGCGTGATCGTTCTCGTCGACGCCGCCGAAGGTCCGATGCCGCAGACCAAGTTCGTGGTCGGCAAGGCGCTCAAGCTCGGCCTTCGCCCGATCGTCGCCATCAACAAGGTGGACCGCCAGGACGCCCGCATCGACGAAGTCGTCAACGAGGTGTTCGACCTGTTCGCCGCGCTGGACGCCACCGACGAGCAACTCGACTTCCCGATCCTCTACGGGTCAGGCCGTAATGGCTGGATGGCCAACAGCCCGGATGCGTCGCACGATGTCGGCATGAAGCCGCTGTTCGAGCTGGTGCTCAAGCATGTGCCGCCGCCGACCGTCGAGGAAGGTCCGTTCCGCCTGCTCGGCACCATTCTCGAAGCCAACAACTTCCTGGGCCGCATCATCACCGGCCGCATTACCTCGGGCTCGGTGAAGCCGAACCAGACGGTGAAGGTTCTGTCGCGCGACGGCAAGACCGTCGAGACCGGCCGCATCTCCAAGATCCTTGCCTTCCGCGGCCTCGAGCGCCAGCCGGTGGACTTCGCCGAAGCCGGCGACATCGTCGCCATCGCGGGCCTGACCAAGGGCACCGTGGCCGACACCTTCTGCGATCCCACGGTGGATACGCCGCTGCAGGCGCAGCCGATCGATCCGCCGACGGTGTCGATGTCCTTCATCGTCAACAACTCGCCGCTCGCCGGCACCGAAGGCGACAAGGTGACGAGCCGCCTGATCCGCGACCGTCTGCTGCGCGAAGCCGAAGGCAATGTCGCGCTGCGCGTGGTCGAATCCGCCGACAAGGATGCGATGGAAGTCTCGGGCCGCGGCGAATTGCAGCTCGCGATCCTGATCGAGAACATGCGCCGCGAAGGTTTCGAGCTGTCGGTGTCGCGTCCGCGCGTGGTGTTCGAGAAGAACGAAGCGGGCCAGACGCTGGAGCCGGTGGAAGAAGTGGTCATCGACGTCGATGACGAATTCTCCGGCGTGGTCGTGCAGAAGATGAGCGAGCGCAAGGCCGAGATGATGGAAATGCGTCCGTCGGGCGGCAATCGTCTGCGTCTTGTGTTCCACGCCCCGACCCGCGGCCTGATCGGCTATCAGGGCGAGCTGATGACCGACACCAAGGGCACGGCGATCATGAACCGCCTGTTCCACGCCTACCTGCCCTACAAGGGCGAGATCGCCGGCCGCCGCAACGGCGTGCTGATCTCGAACGATCAGGGCGAAGCGGTGGCCTACGCCATGTTCAAGCTGGAAGACCGCGGCCCGATGATGATCGAGCCGGGCTGGAAGGTCTATCGCGGCATGATCATCGGCGAGCACACCCGCGAGAACGATCTCGAACTCAACGTTCTCAAGGGCAAGCAGCTCACCAACATCCGCACCACGTCGAAGGACGAAGCGGTGCGCCTGACCCCGCCGATCCGCATGACGCTGGAAAAGGCGCTGGCCTATATCGAGGACGACGAACTGGTGGAAATCACCCCGAAGTCGATCCGCCTGCGCAAGAAGCATCTCGATCCCAACGATCGCAAGCGTGCGGAAAAGGCGAAGGAAGCGGTGGCGTAAAGCCAGGCTTCATTTACAGGAGTGTTGCGAAGTGCCCGGCGACAGCCGGGCATTTTGTTTTGGTGGGATGGTTCCTTCACACTCTTGTCATCACCCGCGCAGGCGGGTGATCCAGTAAACGCCGGCCGTGCGTGCGATCTCCGTCAGCGTTTACTGGGTTGCCCGGTCGAGCCGGGCAACGACAGATCGTGATTGGGTTGGCTTGAATAATTCGCTTAACCGACTATTCCCGTTATCGCGGACCTCGAGCACAGAAGCTTTGCGATGAGCACAGAACTCCCCTCCGAAGTCGACGTCGCCATTATCGGCGCCGGCGCCGCCGGTCTCGGCGCGGCGCGCGCGCTGGAGGGGGCCGGCCTCTCGGTCATCGTGCTGGAAGCCCGCGACCGCATTGGTGGCCGCGCCCATACGATCATGGCGGCGCCGGGCATTCCGTTCGATCTCGGCTGCGAATGGCTGCATTCGGCGGACAGGAACGATTTCGTCGGCATTGCAAAGCAGCTCGGCTTCAAGGTCGACACCAAACGCCCGCCGTGGCGCGAACAGACCTATGATGCGACCTTCTCGAAGGCGCAGCGCGCGGAATTCTTCGCCGCGATGGACGCCTTCTATGATCGCGCGGAAGCAGCCGCAGAGAATGAGGAGGACGCGCCGGCGGCGACATGCCTCGAGCCGGGCAATCCGTGGAATCCCATGATCGATGCGGTGTCCACCTACATCAACGGGTTCGAACTCAAGGACGTGTCGCTGCACGACATGGATGCCTATGAGGACACCGAGGTGAACTGGCGGCTGCCCGACGGCTATGGCGCGCTGATCGCAGCCTATGGCGCGCGATGTCCGGTGGCGCTGAACACGGAAGTGACTGTCATCGATCACTCCGGATCGCGCGTGAAGATCGAGACCTCGCGCGGCACGCTGACCGCTGCGAACGTGGTTATCTGCGTGCCGACCAATCTTCTCGCCAACGAGAACATTCGCTTTCATCCGCCGTTGCCTGAGAAGGTCGAGGCCGCCGCCGGCCTGCCGCTCGGCGCCGACAACAAGGTGATGCTGGCGCTCGCCGATGCCGAAAAGTGGCCCGAAGATGTCGGCCTGCGTGGCGCCTATATGCGCGTCGGCATCGGCAGTTTTCACCTGCGCCCCTCCGGCCGCCCCTGCATCGCCGGCTTCTATGGCGGCAGCTTCGCGCGCGAACTTGAACAGGCAGGCGAAGGCGCGCTCGCGGCACAGAGCATCGACGAGATCGTCAAGCTGCTGGGCTCGGACATCCGCAACAAACTCACACCGCTGGCGGAATCCCGCTGGTGCCACGATCGCTTTGCGCAGGGGGCCTATTCGGCAGCGAAGCCCGGCCATGCCGAGGCGCGTGCCGTGCTTGCTGCGCCCGTGGATGGTCGGCTGTTCTTCGCCGGCGAAGCGACGTCGCCGAATTTCTTCTCCACGGCACACGGTGCGCGCGAGAGCGGTGAACGCGCGGCGAAGGAAGTGATGGCGAAGAATCACAGGATGGGGTGAGCGCCGGAGCCCATCCTGCCGCTGCGCGCTTCGTTGCTACTCAATCACCCGCTCGCGCAGCGACGCATCCGGTACCAAGCACGCATCGCTTCGCCCGAAGATGCGATAGCGATTCCGTGCGACGAGATCGTAGACGGGATTGCGCAGCGCTGCCGGCACGGCAAATAGCGCGCGCACCCAGCGCCATCCCGGCAGTTGCGACAGCACCGTCAGGGCGGCATTCGATTTGAAATGGGCCACGCCGCCATGGATCACGGCGTTGGTGTCGGGATCGTTCGGATCGATGCCGAAATGTTTTGCGAGCCGGCTGCCGTAGTCCGACTGGATCGGCGTAAAGCGAAAGCGCTTCGCCACATCGCGCTTCGCCACGAAGCGTACCCAGCGCGAGCAGAAGACGCAGACGCCGTCATAGAGGATGATGTCGTCATCGGGCCAGGGCGCGGTCATGGCTTGGCGATCATCAGCCAGAGCGTGATCAGCATCGCGCCAAAGACCAGCGTGCCGAGTACGAGCGAGCGGCGGAACAGGATGTGATAGCGCAGCGGCAGGGGTGCGCGATCAGCCATAGCCGTCCGGGTGAGCGTGCGAATTTCGATTTGCATGAACAGCACCGGCAGCCAGAGCAGGCTGGCCAGCGCGTAAAGGATCAGTGACGCGATCATCCAGGGCTCTGTGGCAGAGGTTGATGACATCTCCATCAGCAGTCCGCCCGTGAAAGGCTGCAGCACCATGGCGCCGCCCGTCAGCAGAGCGGTGGCGGCGAGTGACGTGTTGGCGGTCGCCGCAACGAATGCGCCGTCGCCGGAACGATGGGCCTGCAGCATCATGAAGGCCACGCCGCCGCCTGTACCGAGAATGACGACGGCGCCAAGCACGTGGAGGAATTTGAGAAAGAGATAGACGGTCATCGTGAGCCCAGGTAGCGGGTATCCGGCTCTGCCTACCCACGTCGCCCATCGCCAGCAAGTATCGTCCGCGAATCAGGTGCGAGGCAAATCCCGACAACACATGCGTGTGGGGGAATCCCGCGACGCGTGTTTGAAGGTGCGGCGGTGGAAAACTGGATCGGCCACTGACCCATCCCGTCACGATCTGTCTTTTTCCGGGACAGATTTTCACGGAACTGATGCAAAAATTCCACATCTTAACTGATAATTAACGATGCTCTTGAAGACGGCGCGGTGCGCTGCTTTGATCATGCCCATGAGCACAACCCTGATCGAAGTCCGGCCGGCCAAGACCGCAGATGCGGTCGAGGTGGCGTCCACCCACGATGAAGCCTGGCGCGCGGCCTATCAGGGACTGATTCCGGGGCCGGAACTCGACAAGCTCATCAACCGCCGCGGTCCGCAGTGGTGGGATTCGGCGATCCGCAAGGGCAGCCGCGTCAGCGTTCTCTGTTTTGGCGACAAGGTCGCCGGCTATGCCAATTACGGCCGCAACCGCGCCCGCAGCCTGCAATTCGAAGGCGAAATCTACGAACTTTACCTGCGGCCGGAATTCCAGGGCCTCGGCTTCGGCCGCCGCCTGTTCGCCTCGGCCAAACGCGACCTGATGCAGAGCGGGCTGAAGAGCCTCGTCATCTGGGCGTTGTCGGACAATGCTGGCGCCACGGAATTCTATCGTGCGCTGGGCGGCCGCATGGTGGCCCGCTCGTCCGAGCGGTTCGGCGCCAAGTCGCTCGACAAGGTGGCCTTCGCCTGGAACGCGTGAGGTTTCCCGCTGCCCCGCATATTCTCTTTCCCTCATGGTGAGGAGGCGCGCAGCGCCGTCTCGAACCATGAGGTGGCCGGGCTCCTGAGCCCGTCACCATCCCTTGCGAATGGCTATGGCATTCGCGGGGAGAAGCGGCCTTGCGGTCGCTCCTTAGGATGAGGGCGGAGTTGGGGCGACGGCTATAGGTATTTCGGCTAAGCCATTCACCAGCCGCGCGATTTTCGCGCGGTTTGGCGTTGAAACCTTCAGCCCGCTCGGCTAGGTCTGGCGCAATTCGTCACACCAGAACCGGAGCTTTCGATGCGTCTTGACGCAATCCCCCTCGGCGCCAAGGCGCCGCATGAAGTGAACGTCGTCATCGAGGTTGCGGTTGGCGGTGAGCCGATCAAATACGAGATGGACAAGGCGTCCGGCGCGCTGTTCGTCGATCGCTTCCTCTACACGCCGATGCGTTATCCCGGCAATTACGGCTTCATCCCGCACACGCTCTCCGGCGACGGCGATCCCTGCGACGTGCTGATCGCCAACACCCGCGCCATCGTGCCGGGCGCCGTCATGGCGGTGCGCCCGGTCGGCGTGCTGTTGATGGAAGATGAGGGCGGCCAGGATGAGAAGATCATCGCTGTGCCGACCTCGAAGCTCACCCAGCGCTACGACAAGGTGAAGAACTACAGCGACCTGCCGCAGATCACGCTGGACCAGATCCAGCACTTCTTCGAGCACTACAAGGACCTTGAGCCTGGCAAGTGGGTGAAGGTGGTGCGCTGGGCGGATGCCGCCGAAGCGCATAAGCTCATCCAGGAAGGCATCGACCGCGCCAAGGCCGAGAAGGCCAAGTCCTAAAGGAGATGGGCTAAACAGCGTGCGGTCCCGGGGGAGCTTCCGATGCGCCGCATGCTGATCTGGTTTCGCAACATCATCCTCGCCGCGGTTGCCATTGTCGTGGTGCTCGCGGCGGTGGTTTTCGTGAATACGTTCCGGCAGGGCTCGCGACAGATCGCCGTAGCGCCCGTGCCGAAGGTCGCGGTGGACGAACAGGCCGCGGCCAAGCGCCTGGCCGAGGCGATCCGCTTCCAGACGATTTCCAACGCTTTCAATCCAGATCAGGCGGCGGGTCCGCTGCGCGCCATGCAGGCGCATCTCGCGGCGAGCTTCCCGGCCTTTCATGCCGCGACCACGCGTGAGGTCGTCGGCGGCTACAGTCTGCTCTACACGTGGCAGGGCAGCGATCCCGCCGCCGGGCCGATCGCGCTGCTGGCGCATCAGGACGTGGTGCCGGTGGCGCCGGGCACCGAGAAGGACTGGCAGTATCCGCCCTTCGACGGCGTCGTCGCCGATGGTTTCATCTGGGGGCGCGGCTCCTGGGACGACAAGGGCAATCTCTACGCGATCCTTGAAGCCGCCGAGGCGATGGCGAAGGCCGGTTTCCGCCCGAAGCGGACGATCTATTTTGCGTTCGGCCATGACGAGGAAGTGTCAGGCACCCGCGGTGCCACGGCGATCGCAGCACTGCTGAAATCGCGCGGCGTGAAGCTCGACTTCGTGCTCGACGAAGGCCTGCTGATCACCGAAGGGATCTTAAAGGGACTCGACAGGCCGATGGCGCTGATCGGGGTGGCCGAAAAGGGCTATGCGACCCTGGTGCTGAATGCGCGCGCGACGCCCGGCCATTCCTCCATGCCGCCGCGCGAGACGGCCATCGGCATGATGAGCGCCGCGCTCACCCATCTGGAAAATGCGCGGCTGCCGATGCAGATCCGCAGCACGGTGGGAGAGATGTTCGCCACCATCGCGCCGGAGATGAGCGGTTTCAATCGCGTGGTGCTGTCGAATCTGTGGCTGTTCAAGCCGCTGCTGCTGCGCGAATTTGAGAAGAGCGGGCCGACGGAAGCGACGGTGCGCACGACGACGGCGCTGACCATCTTCAATGCCGGCGACAAGGACAATGTGTTGCCGGGCAACGCCGAGGCGGTGGTGAACTTCCGGCTCTTGCCGGGCGATACGCAGGCCAGCGTGACCGAGCACGTGCGCAAGGTGGTCGGCAATGAAAAGATCGAGATCAAGCCGTATCCGGGCAACACCGATCCGCCGCCGGTGACGGGTACCGCGAGCGCTTCCTATCGCGCGTTGAACACCACGATCCGCGAGGTGTTTCCGGATGCGCTGGTGGCGCCTGGGCTGATGGTGGCGGCGACGGATTCGCGGCACTATGCGGATGTGACCGACAACATTTTCCGTTTTTCACCGGTGCGCGCGAACGAACAGGATCTCAAGCGCTTCCACGGTACCAACGAACGGCTCAGCATCGCGAACTATGCGGATATGATCCGGTTTTATCGGCGGCTGATGGAGAAGCAGTAGGGCAGTGGCTATCTGTTGCCCCACACTCAGCCCCTCATGGTGAGGAGCGCGCTCTTGCGCGCGTCTCGAACCATGAGCTGGCATCGCTCCGAGCGTGCGGCCATGGTTCGAGACGCGGCCTACGGCCGCTCCTCACCATGAGGGGCGGAGTGCCTTACACCGCCGGAGCCTTCAGTCCGTTGATCGCGCTGGCTGCACGCAGCGTGTTGACCAGCAGACACGCCACCGTCATCTGGCCGACGCCGCCCGGCACCGGGGTGATGGCGCCGGCGGTCTTCAGCGCCTCCTGATAGGCGACGTCGCCGACCAGCTTCGATTTGCCATCCGCGGCCGGCAGGCGATTGATGCCGACATCGATCACCGTGGCGCCGGGCTTGATCCAGTCGCCGCGCACCATTTCCGCTTTGCCGACAGCGGCGAAGACGAGATCGGCCTGTGCCGTCAGCTTCGGCAGATCGCGCGAGCGCGAATGCGCGATGGTGACGGTGGCGTTCTCGTTCAGCAGCAATTGCACCAGCGGGCGGCCGACGAGATTGGAGCGGCCGATCACGATGGCATTCATGCCTTCCAGCGAGGGATGCACGCTCTTCGCCAGGATGATGCAGCCGAGCGGCGTGCAAGGCGACAGCGCGTTCATGCCGCTGGCGAGACGGCCGGCATTGACGGGATGCAGGCCGTCGACATCCTTGGCAGGGTCGATGGCGTTGATGACGGCCTGGGTGTCGAGGCCCTTCGGCAGCGGCAGCTGCACGAGGATGCCGTGCACGGTGGGATCGTTGTTGAGCTTCTGCACCAGCGCGATCAGATCGCCTTGCGCGACATCGGCGGGCAGCACGTGTTCGAAGGAGGCCATGCCGGCTTCCTGGGTCTGCTTATGCTTGCTGCGCACATAGACCTCGGAGGCGGGATCGTTGCCGACCAGCACCACGGCGAGGCCCGGCGTCAGGCCGTGATCCTGCTTCACGCGCGTCACTTCGGCGGCCACGCGGGCGCGCAGTTCTGCGGCGATTGCTTTTCCATCGATCACGCTGGCGGTCATGCAGGGTCTCCGTCGTCAGAAGGGGCGGCTGCGAGGGCGCGCAGCAGCAGCCCGAGTTTGTGAGGATCGCCGTTCACGGCGATCTGTTTGATGCGGGAGGTGGCGCCCGACAGCAGCCGGACATCCCGCTTCGGCACCTTGAGTTGCGTCGCCAGCAGTTCTGTCACGGCGCGATTGGCTTCGCCGCCTTCGGCGATAGCGCGGACGCGCAGCTTCAGCACCGCGCGACCGTTGGCCATGGTCTCAACCCCATCGATGTCGTCGCGGCCGCCGCGCGGGGTCACGCGGACGGCGATGCTGACGCCGTCGGCGCCATATCGCCAGGGATCGGCCAACGTATCAAACGACGTAAGGATAGATGTAGTAGCCGATCACCCGCTGCAGGAAGATGATGATCAGGATCACCACGATTGGCGACAGATCGAGGCCGCCGAGATTCGGCAGCATCCGGCGGATCGGCGCCAGCACCGGCTCGGTGATGCGGTACAGGAACTCGCCCACTGCGGCGATGAACTGGTTGCGGGTGTTCACCACGTTGAAGGCGATCAGCCAGGAC
Coding sequences within:
- a CDS encoding thiol-disulfide oxidoreductase DCC family protein: MTAPWPDDDIILYDGVCVFCSRWVRFVAKRDVAKRFRFTPIQSDYGSRLAKHFGIDPNDPDTNAVIHGGVAHFKSNAALTVLSQLPGWRWVRALFAVPAALRNPVYDLVARNRYRIFGRSDACLVPDASLRERVIE
- a CDS encoding DUF2269 family protein, whose translation is MTVYLFLKFLHVLGAVVILGTGGGVAFMMLQAHRSGDGAFVAATANTSLAATALLTGGAMVLQPFTGGLLMEMSSTSATEPWMIASLILYALASLLWLPVLFMQIEIRTLTRTAMADRAPLPLRYHILFRRSLVLGTLVFGAMLITLWLMIAKP
- a CDS encoding GNAT family N-acetyltransferase, whose translation is MSTTLIEVRPAKTADAVEVASTHDEAWRAAYQGLIPGPELDKLINRRGPQWWDSAIRKGSRVSVLCFGDKVAGYANYGRNRARSLQFEGEIYELYLRPEFQGLGFGRRLFASAKRDLMQSGLKSLVIWALSDNAGATEFYRALGGRMVARSSERFGAKSLDKVAFAWNA
- the ppa gene encoding inorganic diphosphatase translates to MRLDAIPLGAKAPHEVNVVIEVAVGGEPIKYEMDKASGALFVDRFLYTPMRYPGNYGFIPHTLSGDGDPCDVLIANTRAIVPGAVMAVRPVGVLLMEDEGGQDEKIIAVPTSKLTQRYDKVKNYSDLPQITLDQIQHFFEHYKDLEPGKWVKVVRWADAAEAHKLIQEGIDRAKAEKAKS
- a CDS encoding M20 family peptidase; translated protein: MRRMLIWFRNIILAAVAIVVVLAAVVFVNTFRQGSRQIAVAPVPKVAVDEQAAAKRLAEAIRFQTISNAFNPDQAAGPLRAMQAHLAASFPAFHAATTREVVGGYSLLYTWQGSDPAAGPIALLAHQDVVPVAPGTEKDWQYPPFDGVVADGFIWGRGSWDDKGNLYAILEAAEAMAKAGFRPKRTIYFAFGHDEEVSGTRGATAIAALLKSRGVKLDFVLDEGLLITEGILKGLDRPMALIGVAEKGYATLVLNARATPGHSSMPPRETAIGMMSAALTHLENARLPMQIRSTVGEMFATIAPEMSGFNRVVLSNLWLFKPLLLREFEKSGPTEATVRTTTALTIFNAGDKDNVLPGNAEAVVNFRLLPGDTQASVTEHVRKVVGNEKIEIKPYPGNTDPPPVTGTASASYRALNTTIREVFPDALVAPGLMVAATDSRHYADVTDNIFRFSPVRANEQDLKRFHGTNERLSIANYADMIRFYRRLMEKQ
- the folD gene encoding bifunctional methylenetetrahydrofolate dehydrogenase/methenyltetrahydrofolate cyclohydrolase FolD, giving the protein MTASVIDGKAIAAELRARVAAEVTRVKQDHGLTPGLAVVLVGNDPASEVYVRSKHKQTQEAGMASFEHVLPADVAQGDLIALVQKLNNDPTVHGILVQLPLPKGLDTQAVINAIDPAKDVDGLHPVNAGRLASGMNALSPCTPLGCIILAKSVHPSLEGMNAIVIGRSNLVGRPLVQLLLNENATVTIAHSRSRDLPKLTAQADLVFAAVGKAEMVRGDWIKPGATVIDVGINRLPAADGKSKLVGDVAYQEALKTAGAITPVPGGVGQMTVACLLVNTLRAASAINGLKAPAV
- a CDS encoding DUF167 domain-containing protein, with the protein product MADPWRYGADGVSIAVRVTPRGGRDDIDGVETMANGRAVLKLRVRAIAEGGEANRAVTELLATQLKVPKRDVRLLSGATSRIKQIAVNGDPHKLGLLLRALAAAPSDDGDPA
- a CDS encoding YggT family protein, which encodes MRAVLDIVLIVLDLYVWLLIASAILSWLIAFNVVNTRNQFIAAVGEFLYRITEPVLAPIRRMLPNLGGLDLSPIVVILIIIFLQRVIGYYIYPYVV